One window from the genome of Rhodopseudomonas sp. P2A-2r encodes:
- a CDS encoding class I SAM-dependent methyltransferase gives MPLQSSARALKKPQRLDDEVRFLRSWIEKPLRMGAVMPSGKVLARTMAQYVDVDSTGPVIELGPGTGAITTALLAHGIDQKRLVLVEFNPAFCALLRERYPQATVVQGDAYALRDTLWNVLKEPAAAVVSGLPLVTKPMLTRLKLIRDAFVALAPGAPFVQFTYSVAPPIPKTLPGVSTEASERIWMNLPPARVWVYRKG, from the coding sequence ATGCCTCTGCAATCGTCCGCGCGAGCGTTGAAAAAGCCCCAGCGTCTTGACGATGAGGTGCGTTTCCTGCGGTCATGGATCGAGAAGCCGCTGCGTATGGGCGCGGTGATGCCGTCGGGCAAGGTGCTTGCCCGCACCATGGCGCAGTATGTCGATGTCGATTCCACCGGTCCTGTGATCGAACTCGGGCCAGGCACCGGCGCGATCACCACCGCATTGCTGGCCCACGGCATCGACCAGAAGCGTTTGGTGCTGGTCGAATTCAATCCCGCCTTCTGCGCGCTGCTGCGCGAACGTTATCCGCAGGCCACCGTGGTGCAGGGCGACGCCTATGCGCTGCGCGACACGTTGTGGAACGTGCTGAAGGAGCCGGCGGCCGCGGTGGTGTCCGGGCTTCCGCTGGTGACCAAGCCGATGCTGACCCGGCTCAAGCTGATCCGCGATGCGTTCGTCGCTCTGGCGCCTGGCGCGCCGTTCGTGCAGTTCACCTATTCGGTGGCGCCCCCGATTCCCAAGACGCTGCCCGGCGTATCCACAGAGGCGTCCGAGCGGATCTGGATGAATCTTCCGCCCGCCCGCGTCTGGGTGTATCGCAAGGGCTGA
- the dnaJ gene encoding molecular chaperone DnaJ has product MSTTKRCYYESLEVERTTDDAGLKSAFRKLAMKWHPDKNPGDAAAESRFKEIAEAYEVLKDGDKRAAYDRYGHAAFEQGNGGGGAGFGSGFASSFSDIFEDLFGMAGQRGDRSSGGRERGADLRYNMEITLEEAFTGKTAQIEIPVAVTCESCSGTGAKAGTKPKTCTTCGGAGRVRQAQGFFTLERTCPSCQGRGQMIEDPCPGCEGAGRIERERTLSVNIPQGVEDGTRIRLSGEGEAGVRGGPAGDLYIFLSLATHEFFQRDGADLHCRVPISMVTASLGGEFEVPTIERGKTKVKVPSGTQSGRRFRVAAKGMPVLRSRQMGDMYVQVVVETPQNLTKKQQELLAEFEKLSSGATQPEAAGFFTKVKDFFGTRAGS; this is encoded by the coding sequence ATGTCGACCACCAAGCGCTGCTATTACGAGTCCCTTGAAGTCGAACGCACGACGGATGACGCTGGCCTGAAGTCGGCGTTCCGCAAGCTGGCGATGAAATGGCATCCGGACAAGAATCCGGGCGATGCCGCCGCCGAGTCCCGTTTCAAGGAAATCGCCGAAGCCTACGAGGTCCTCAAGGACGGCGACAAGCGCGCCGCCTATGACCGCTACGGCCATGCCGCCTTCGAGCAGGGCAATGGCGGCGGCGGCGCGGGCTTCGGCTCCGGCTTCGCGTCCTCGTTCTCCGATATCTTCGAAGACCTGTTCGGCATGGCCGGCCAGCGCGGCGATCGCAGCAGCGGCGGTCGCGAGCGCGGTGCCGACCTGCGCTACAACATGGAGATCACCCTCGAGGAAGCCTTCACCGGCAAGACCGCCCAGATCGAGATTCCGGTGGCGGTGACCTGCGAGTCCTGTTCCGGCACCGGCGCCAAGGCCGGCACCAAGCCGAAGACCTGCACGACCTGCGGCGGCGCCGGCCGGGTGCGCCAGGCGCAAGGCTTCTTCACGCTGGAACGGACCTGCCCGAGCTGCCAGGGCCGCGGCCAGATGATCGAGGATCCCTGCCCGGGCTGCGAAGGTGCCGGGCGCATCGAGCGCGAGCGTACTTTGTCAGTCAATATCCCGCAGGGCGTTGAGGACGGCACCCGCATCCGGCTATCCGGCGAGGGCGAGGCCGGGGTCCGCGGCGGGCCGGCGGGCGACCTGTACATTTTCCTGTCGCTGGCGACCCATGAATTCTTCCAGCGCGACGGCGCCGACCTGCATTGCCGCGTGCCGATCTCCATGGTGACGGCATCGCTGGGCGGCGAGTTCGAGGTGCCGACCATCGAGCGCGGCAAGACCAAGGTGAAAGTGCCGTCCGGCACCCAGTCCGGTCGCCGTTTCCGCGTTGCAGCGAAGGGCATGCCGGTGCTTCGTTCGCGGCAGATGGGCGACATGTATGTTCAGGTGGTGGTCGAGACGCCGCAGAACCTGACCAAGAAACAGCAGGAGCTGCTGGCCGAGTTCGAAAAGCTGTCGTCCGGTGCAACGCAACCGGAGGCGGCGGGTTTCTTCACTAAGGTCAAGGACTTCTTTGGCACCCGGGCCGGCTCCTGA
- the dnaK gene encoding molecular chaperone DnaK: protein MGKVIGIDLGTTNSCVAVMDGKSPKVIENAEGMRTTPSIVAFSDDGERLVGQPAKRQAVTNPERTIFAVKRLIGRRYDDPTVEKDKKLVPYKIVKASNGDAWVEADAKTYSPSQVSAFILQKMKETAEAHLGAKVDQAVITVPAYFNDAQRQATKDAGKIAGLEVLRIINEPTAAALAYGLDKSKSGTIAVYDLGGGTFDVSILEIGDGVFEVKSTNGDTFLGGEDFDMRLVSYLADEFQKEQGINLRNDKLALQRLKEAAEKAKIELSSTTQTEINLPFITADASGPKHLTMKLTRAKFEALVQDLVEKTIEPCRKALKDAGLTAAEIGEVVLVGGMSRMPKVQEVVKQLFGKEPHKGVNPDEVVAIGAAIQAGVLQGDVKDVLLLDVTPLSLGIETLGGVFTRIIERNTTIPTKKSQVFSTAEDNQNAVTIRVFQGEREMAADNKPLGQFDLMGIPPSPRGMPQIEVTFDIDANGIVNVSAKDKATGKEQQIRIQASGGLSEADIQKMVKDAEANAADDKKRREAVDAKNHGDALVHTTEKALTEHGDKVAAPERQAIEDALSDLKEALKGDDAEAIKTKTQTLAQASMKLGEAMYTQQAEADAAKDAAKDDVVDAEFTEVDDDKPKKSA, encoded by the coding sequence ATGGGAAAGGTCATTGGCATCGATCTCGGCACCACGAATTCGTGCGTCGCCGTCATGGATGGAAAGTCACCTAAAGTCATCGAGAACGCGGAGGGCATGCGCACGACGCCGTCCATCGTTGCTTTCAGCGACGACGGCGAACGCCTCGTTGGCCAGCCGGCCAAGCGCCAGGCCGTGACCAATCCCGAGCGCACCATTTTTGCGGTCAAGCGCCTGATCGGCCGCCGCTACGACGATCCGACCGTGGAGAAGGACAAGAAGCTTGTCCCCTACAAGATCGTCAAGGCATCGAACGGCGACGCCTGGGTCGAGGCCGACGCCAAGACCTACTCGCCCTCGCAGGTCTCCGCCTTCATTCTGCAGAAGATGAAAGAGACCGCGGAAGCCCATCTCGGCGCCAAGGTCGACCAGGCCGTCATCACGGTCCCCGCTTACTTCAACGACGCCCAGCGCCAGGCCACCAAGGACGCCGGCAAGATCGCCGGCCTTGAAGTGCTGCGCATCATCAACGAGCCGACCGCGGCGGCGCTGGCCTACGGTCTCGACAAGTCGAAGAGCGGCACCATCGCGGTGTACGATCTCGGCGGCGGCACCTTCGACGTCTCGATCCTCGAGATCGGCGACGGCGTGTTCGAAGTGAAATCCACCAACGGCGACACCTTCCTCGGCGGTGAAGATTTCGACATGCGCCTGGTCAGCTATCTCGCCGACGAATTCCAGAAGGAGCAGGGCATCAACCTGCGCAACGACAAGCTTGCCTTGCAGCGCCTGAAGGAAGCCGCTGAAAAGGCCAAGATCGAGCTGTCGTCGACCACCCAGACCGAAATCAACCTGCCCTTCATCACCGCCGACGCTTCGGGTCCGAAGCATCTGACCATGAAGCTGACCCGCGCCAAGTTCGAAGCGCTGGTGCAGGATCTGGTCGAGAAGACCATCGAGCCTTGCCGCAAGGCGCTCAAGGACGCCGGTCTGACCGCGGCCGAGATCGGCGAAGTGGTTCTGGTCGGCGGCATGAGCCGCATGCCGAAGGTTCAGGAAGTCGTCAAGCAGCTGTTCGGCAAGGAGCCCCACAAGGGCGTCAACCCGGATGAGGTCGTCGCGATCGGCGCCGCCATCCAGGCCGGCGTGCTGCAGGGCGATGTCAAGGACGTGCTGCTGCTCGACGTGACCCCGCTGTCGCTGGGCATCGAGACGCTGGGTGGCGTGTTCACCCGCATCATCGAGCGCAATACCACGATCCCGACCAAGAAGAGCCAGGTGTTCTCGACCGCCGAGGACAACCAGAACGCCGTGACCATCCGCGTCTTCCAGGGCGAGCGTGAAATGGCGGCCGACAACAAGCCCCTCGGTCAGTTCGACCTGATGGGCATTCCGCCCTCGCCGCGCGGCATGCCGCAGATCGAGGTCACCTTCGACATCGACGCCAACGGCATCGTCAACGTGTCGGCCAAGGACAAGGCGACCGGCAAGGAACAGCAGATCCGCATCCAGGCGTCCGGTGGTCTTTCGGAAGCCGACATCCAGAAGATGGTCAAGGACGCCGAAGCCAACGCCGCCGACGACAAGAAGCGTCGCGAAGCGGTGGATGCCAAGAACCACGGCGACGCCCTGGTTCACACCACGGAGAAGGCCCTCACCGAGCACGGCGACAAGGTTGCCGCGCCCGAACGCCAGGCCATCGAGGATGCTTTGAGCGACCTCAAGGAAGCGCTGAAGGGCGACGACGCCGAGGCGATCAAGACCAAGACCCAGACGCTGGCGCAGGCTTCGATGAAGCTCGGCGAGGCGATGTACACCCAGCAGGCCGAGGCCGACGCGGCCAAGGATGCCGCGAAGGATGACGTGGTCGACGCGGAGTTCACCGAAGTCGACGACGACAAGCCGAAGAAGTCGGCCTGA
- the pncA gene encoding bifunctional nicotinamidase/pyrazinamidase produces MPNRREIVAGLGVAAMASLVPKTGQAAGKVSIDKTSVLLVIDVQNCFLPGGSLAVKDGDKVVPVINAMAKKFADVVMTQDWHTPGHVSFASSHAGKKPFETVDLKYGKQVLWPDHCVQGTDGAGLSKDLAIPQAGLVIRKGFHKDVDSYSAFTEADGRTTTGLAAYLKSRKLQRVFIAGLATDFCVAWSALDARKAGFDTYVVEDACRGIDTQGSLAKAWADMAKAGVRRINSTDLVA; encoded by the coding sequence ATGCCGAACAGACGAGAGATTGTTGCGGGGTTGGGAGTCGCGGCCATGGCCAGTCTGGTGCCGAAAACGGGACAGGCTGCAGGCAAGGTCAGCATCGACAAGACATCCGTGCTGCTGGTGATCGACGTGCAGAACTGCTTCCTGCCGGGCGGCAGCCTCGCGGTGAAGGACGGCGACAAGGTGGTGCCTGTCATCAACGCTATGGCGAAGAAATTCGCCGATGTGGTGATGACCCAGGACTGGCACACGCCGGGTCACGTCTCGTTCGCCTCGTCCCACGCCGGCAAGAAGCCGTTCGAGACCGTCGACCTGAAATACGGCAAACAGGTGCTGTGGCCGGACCATTGCGTGCAGGGCACCGACGGCGCCGGGCTGTCCAAAGACCTCGCGATCCCGCAGGCCGGGCTGGTGATCCGCAAGGGTTTTCACAAGGACGTCGACAGTTATTCGGCCTTCACCGAAGCCGATGGCAGGACCACGACCGGCCTCGCCGCCTACCTGAAGTCACGCAAGCTGCAACGCGTGTTCATCGCCGGCCTGGCGACGGATTTCTGCGTGGCCTGGTCCGCCCTCGACGCGCGCAAAGCCGGCTTCGACACCTATGTCGTGGAGGACGCCTGCCGCGGCATCGACACCCAGGGCTCGCTGGCGAAGGCCTGGGCCGATATGGCCAAGGCCGGGGTGAGGCGGATCAATTCGACGGATCTGGTGGCGTAG
- the grpE gene encoding nucleotide exchange factor GrpE yields the protein MTDSNGSNENPEKQAQPAEPVVSKPYIMPDDPEPNSVEALTKEAAESRDKMLRTLAEMENLRKRTQKEIADGRTYAITNFAREVLDIADSLQRALDALPAETKAQAESGIKALIEGVELTERSLHNTLEKNGVKKFDPAGEKFDPNFQQAMYEVPDASVPAGTVVQVVQAGYTIGDRVLRPALVAVSKGGAKAAASE from the coding sequence ATGACTGATTCCAACGGGTCGAACGAGAATCCCGAAAAGCAGGCTCAGCCCGCCGAACCGGTGGTCTCCAAGCCGTACATCATGCCCGACGATCCGGAGCCGAATTCGGTCGAGGCCCTGACCAAGGAAGCCGCGGAATCGCGCGACAAGATGCTGCGCACGCTGGCGGAAATGGAAAACCTGCGCAAGCGGACGCAGAAGGAGATCGCCGACGGTCGCACCTATGCGATCACCAATTTCGCCCGCGAGGTGCTGGATATTGCCGACAGCCTGCAGCGCGCCCTCGATGCGCTGCCCGCCGAGACCAAGGCCCAGGCCGAATCCGGCATCAAGGCGCTGATCGAAGGCGTCGAGCTGACTGAGCGCTCGCTGCACAACACGCTGGAAAAGAACGGCGTCAAGAAATTCGATCCGGCCGGTGAGAAGTTCGATCCGAACTTTCAGCAGGCGATGTACGAGGTGCCGGACGCTTCGGTGCCCGCCGGCACCGTGGTGCAGGTCGTGCAGGCCGGCTACACCATCGGCGACCGCGTGCTGCGCCCGGCGCTGGTCGCGGTGTCCAAGGGCGGCGCCAAGGCCGCCGCATCGGAGTAA